From Vreelandella neptunia, the proteins below share one genomic window:
- a CDS encoding ABC transporter permease, producing MIAFLIKRLMHAILVMFVISVLAFAIQDNLGDPVQQMVGQSVPESEREAIRERLGLNDPFLVQYVRFAKNAVQGDFGYSYFYREPALEVIARHLPATLELVFAATLIIVLFSVPIGVYSAIKPRSPISRLFMGVSIVGISIPVFLTAIVLIQIFAIGVTVTLFPESTGWGAWLNDFFSTEGNMPSFGRGYDLVNVVGHWDTNLATWNGLQHLVLPAVSLASIMLPLFIRLIRAEMMEVMQSEYVKYARAKGISMRRVYFVHALKNTMLPVITVGGVQIGTMVAYTILTETVFQWPGMGLMFLDAINRADIPLIVTYLMIVGVIFVVTNTIVDLIYGLVNPTVKLTGKPA from the coding sequence ATGATTGCCTTTTTAATCAAGCGGCTGATGCACGCAATTTTGGTGATGTTTGTCATCAGCGTGCTGGCCTTCGCCATTCAGGATAACCTGGGTGACCCCGTACAGCAGATGGTTGGCCAGTCAGTGCCGGAAAGCGAGCGTGAAGCAATTCGCGAGCGTTTAGGCCTCAATGACCCCTTCCTGGTGCAGTACGTTCGTTTTGCTAAAAACGCCGTTCAAGGCGATTTCGGCTACTCCTACTTTTATCGCGAACCGGCGTTAGAAGTAATTGCTCGCCATTTACCCGCCACCCTGGAGCTGGTATTTGCCGCGACGCTGATTATTGTGCTGTTTTCAGTCCCCATTGGGGTCTATAGCGCCATCAAACCGCGCTCACCGATTTCACGCCTTTTTATGGGTGTGTCGATTGTCGGCATTTCGATTCCGGTGTTCTTGACCGCGATCGTACTGATTCAAATCTTCGCCATCGGCGTCACCGTCACGCTGTTCCCAGAAAGTACCGGCTGGGGCGCATGGCTAAACGACTTCTTCTCCACCGAAGGCAATATGCCTTCCTTCGGCCGTGGCTATGACCTCGTTAACGTGGTGGGTCACTGGGATACCAACCTGGCGACTTGGAACGGTTTACAGCATCTCGTATTACCGGCGGTCTCATTGGCCTCGATTATGCTACCGCTGTTTATCCGCCTGATTCGTGCCGAAATGATGGAAGTCATGCAATCGGAGTACGTGAAGTATGCCCGCGCGAAAGGGATCTCTATGCGCCGGGTTTATTTCGTTCACGCGCTCAAAAACACCATGCTGCCCGTTATTACCGTGGGGGGCGTGCAGATCGGCACCATGGTGGCCTACACCATTTTGACCGAGACCGTTTTCCAATGGCCTGGCATGGGCTTGATGTTTTTGGATGCTATAAACCGCGCCGATATTCCGCTGATTGTGACCTACCTGATGATTGTCGGCGTTATTTTTGTGGTCACCAATACGATTGTGGATCTGATCTACGGTCTGGTGAACCCCACCGTTAAACTGACTGGGAAGCCCGCATGA
- a CDS encoding ABC transporter permease, giving the protein MSTTNNSTQASASPSRWERLRDSYMWYSFKRDYTAQLCLAVFICMVIAAFASPLLAPTNPYDLSQIDIMSSELPPFWIDGADDRFALGTDAQGRDLWSVVLYGTRVSLLIGFGAVILQALIGVTFGLMAGYLGGRVDTILMRLADIQLSFSTLMVAIVVGALVKATMGSAFYSQYAVMMLILIIGLAEWPQYARTVRASVLAEKNKEYVDAARVMGLRSKRIMFRHVLPNTMSPIFVISTVQIANAIISEAALSFLGLGMPETHPSLGSLIKSGFDYIQSGSWWITLIPGAVLVVLVLSINLLGDWLRDVMNPRLYKG; this is encoded by the coding sequence ATGAGCACCACCAACAATTCCACCCAAGCGAGCGCTTCACCCAGCCGCTGGGAACGTCTGCGCGACTCCTACATGTGGTACAGCTTCAAACGCGATTATACCGCCCAGCTCTGCTTGGCCGTGTTTATTTGCATGGTCATCGCTGCCTTTGCCTCACCGCTGCTGGCGCCCACGAACCCTTACGACCTCTCTCAAATCGACATTATGTCATCTGAACTGCCGCCCTTCTGGATTGATGGCGCCGATGACCGTTTCGCCTTGGGCACCGACGCCCAGGGGCGCGATTTGTGGTCAGTTGTGCTATATGGCACCCGTGTCTCGCTGCTGATTGGTTTCGGTGCGGTTATTTTACAGGCGCTGATAGGGGTCACCTTTGGCCTAATGGCGGGCTACCTGGGCGGTCGTGTCGATACGATATTGATGCGCCTGGCAGACATTCAGCTCTCCTTCTCGACACTAATGGTCGCTATCGTGGTGGGCGCTTTGGTCAAAGCGACCATGGGCAGCGCTTTCTATAGCCAGTACGCGGTAATGATGCTGATCCTGATTATCGGCCTGGCCGAATGGCCCCAGTATGCCCGTACCGTGCGCGCCTCAGTGCTGGCAGAAAAAAACAAAGAGTACGTTGACGCCGCCCGCGTGATGGGCCTACGCAGCAAACGGATTATGTTCCGCCACGTGCTGCCTAACACCATGTCTCCAATCTTCGTTATCTCTACCGTGCAGATTGCCAACGCGATTATCTCTGAAGCGGCGCTGTCGTTTCTGGGCCTGGGGATGCCAGAGACCCACCCCTCGCTTGGCTCACTGATCAAATCGGGCTTTGACTACATCCAGTCCGGCTCCTGGTGGATCACCTTGATCCCGGG
- a CDS encoding ABC transporter substrate-binding protein: protein MTLKKTLLASVIGAVFAGTTLLPMAASAETLRIGYAADPETLDIHEQLSGGMLRFSHLAFDPLVRWTKDFEFEPRLATEWEQVDETTMRMTLREGVTFHSGNEFTAEDVVWTIERLKESPDYRAIFEPVASAEAVDDYTVEIVTSEPYPLLLNLATYIFPMDSKFYSGETDEGSDKAEIVKAGNSYASRNVSGTGPFIVTDRRQGVRVDFKRFEDYWDTESEGNVTDIVLTPIAENASRVAALLSGGVDFIDAVPPNDLDRVSEADGVNLIEIDGTRIIGFQMNEDRVEAFQDARVRQAVDLAINQEAIADRLMRGFANPAGQFSPEGYSGHNPDLTPRYDIERAKELMAEAGYEDGFSVEMIAPNNRYVNDAQIAQAVANMLAQINIDVDLRTMPLAQYWPEYDTRQSDMAMIGWHADTEDTANFFQYLTFCFDEETGAGQYNYGGYCNEEIDALVTEADSETDLEKRNEMLREAEAMLYEDTGFIMLHWQNLAYAAADGVEAEPIVNAIDFPYLGDLVINRSDD, encoded by the coding sequence ATGACGCTCAAAAAAACCTTACTGGCTTCCGTTATTGGTGCAGTGTTTGCGGGTACAACGTTACTGCCGATGGCCGCAAGCGCTGAAACGCTACGCATTGGCTACGCTGCCGACCCTGAAACCCTCGATATCCATGAGCAGCTTTCTGGCGGCATGCTGCGCTTCTCTCACCTAGCGTTTGACCCGCTGGTACGCTGGACAAAAGATTTTGAGTTTGAACCGCGCTTAGCCACCGAGTGGGAACAGGTCGACGAAACCACCATGCGCATGACCTTGCGCGAAGGCGTTACCTTCCACTCCGGCAACGAATTCACCGCCGAAGATGTGGTTTGGACCATTGAGCGTCTGAAAGAGAGCCCTGACTATCGCGCTATTTTTGAGCCAGTGGCCAGCGCCGAAGCCGTTGACGACTACACCGTTGAGATCGTCACCAGCGAACCTTACCCGCTGCTACTCAACCTAGCTACCTACATCTTCCCGATGGATAGCAAATTCTATAGCGGCGAAACCGACGAAGGCAGCGACAAAGCTGAAATCGTCAAAGCTGGCAACTCCTATGCTTCGCGCAATGTTTCCGGTACTGGCCCGTTTATCGTCACCGACCGCCGCCAAGGCGTACGCGTTGACTTCAAACGCTTTGAAGATTACTGGGATACTGAAAGCGAAGGCAACGTTACCGACATCGTGCTGACGCCCATCGCTGAAAACGCTTCACGAGTAGCTGCTCTGCTCTCCGGCGGCGTCGATTTTATTGATGCCGTACCACCCAATGACTTGGATCGCGTAAGTGAAGCAGATGGCGTTAATCTCATAGAGATTGACGGCACGCGTATCATTGGCTTCCAGATGAACGAAGATCGCGTTGAAGCCTTCCAGGATGCCCGCGTTCGCCAAGCGGTTGATTTAGCGATTAATCAGGAAGCCATTGCCGACCGTTTAATGCGTGGATTTGCTAACCCAGCGGGGCAATTCTCACCTGAGGGTTACTCAGGCCATAACCCGGACTTAACGCCGCGCTACGACATTGAGCGCGCCAAAGAGCTAATGGCCGAGGCGGGCTACGAAGACGGCTTCAGTGTTGAAATGATTGCCCCTAATAACCGTTACGTTAACGATGCCCAGATCGCCCAAGCGGTCGCCAACATGCTGGCGCAAATCAATATTGACGTTGACCTGCGTACCATGCCCCTGGCGCAGTACTGGCCGGAATACGATACCCGCCAGTCCGATATGGCGATGATCGGCTGGCACGCGGATACCGAAGATACCGCTAACTTCTTCCAGTATCTAACCTTCTGCTTTGATGAAGAGACGGGTGCTGGCCAGTACAACTACGGTGGCTACTGCAACGAAGAGATCGACGCACTGGTAACCGAAGCGGATAGCGAAACCGACCTAGAAAAGCGCAATGAAATGCTGCGTGAAGCCGAAGCGATGCTCTATGAAGACACTGGTTTTATCATGTTGCATTGGCAGAACCTGGCTTATGCCGCGGCAGACGGCGTTGAAGCAGAGCCAATAGTCAACGCTATTGACTTCCCCTACCTGGGTGACTTAGTGATTAATCGCAGCGATGACTAA